Proteins encoded within one genomic window of Arachis ipaensis cultivar K30076 chromosome B08, Araip1.1, whole genome shotgun sequence:
- the LOC107612830 gene encoding aquaporin PIP2-7 — MTKDVEVAEQGQGGEYSAKDYNDPPPAPLIDFEELKKWSLYRAVIAEFVATLLFLYITVLTIIGYKHQTDPNLAGTNQCDGVGILGIAWAFGGMIFILVYCTAGISGGHINPAVTFGLFVGQKLSLIRTVLYMIGQCAGAICGAGLAKGFQKSFYNRYGGGANTVSHGYNKGTALGAEIIGTFVLVYTVFSATDPKRNARDSHVPVLAPLPIGFAVFMVHLATIPITGTGINPARSFGPAVIFNNDKAWDDQWIYWVGPFVGAAAAAIYHQHILRAAAIKALGSFRSNA, encoded by the exons GCAGAGCAAGGGCAAGGAGGAGAGTACAGTGCAAAAGACTATAATGACCCTCCACCGGCGCCATTGATAGACTTTGAGGAGCTGAAAAAGTGGTCTTTGTACAGAGCAGTGATTGCTGAGTTCGTAGCAACGCTTCTATTCCTTTATATAACGGTTTTGACCATCATAGGTTACAAGCACCAGACGGACCCAAACCTTGCTGGTACCAATCAGTGTGACGGCGTTGGAATCTTGGGTATTGCATGGGCCTTTGGTGGCATGATCTTCATCCTTGTTTACTGCACCGCTGGAATCTCTG GTGGACATATCAACCCAGCGGTGACATTCGGGTTGTTCGTGGGGCAGAAACTGTCACTAATAAGGACAGTGCTGTACATGATCGGGCAATGCGCCGGTGCCATCTGCGGTGCCGGACTTGCGAAGGGGTTTCAGAAATCGTTCTACAACAGATACGGTGGTGGTGCCAACACCGTCAGCCACGGGTATAACAAAGGGACTGCTCTAGGTGCTGAGATCATCGGCACCTTCGTCCTTGTGTACACCGTGTTCTCTGCCACTGATCCGAAGAGGAACGCCAGGGACTCCCATGTTCCAGTGTTGGCACCACTCCCCATTGGATTCGCCGTCTTCATGGTTCACTTGGCCACTATCCCTATCACTGGTACTGGAATTAACCCTGCAAGGAGTTTTGGACCCGCTGTTATCTTCAACAATGATAAAGCTTGGGATGACCAG tgGATTTACTGGGTTGGACCCTTCGTtggagcagcagcagcagcaatctACCACCAACACATTCTTAGAGCAGCAGCAATCAAAGCTCTTGGATCCTTCAGGAGCAACGCTTAA